The sequence below is a genomic window from bacterium 336/3.
AGACAAACACCCTAAAAAGAAAAAATCCTAATTTTATTTTTTATGCAAAAGAAAAGAGTTGCTATTTTAGGCTCTACTGGCTCTATTGGTACACAAGCCTTAGAAGTGATAGCTGCCAATCCCCATATTTTTGAAGTAGAAGTCCTAACAGCTCAAAATAATGCAGATTTGCTCATTGAACAAAGTTTGCAGTTCAAACCCAATACGGTTGTTATCGCCAACGACACACTTTATAATAAAGTGGCAGAAGCTCTACAACCCCATGATATAAAGGTATTTGCAGGAGCAAATGCTCTAAAATCTGTGGTACAGATGGAAACTGTGGATATTGTTCTGACTGCCCTTGTTGGTTTTGCAGGCTTAGAGCCTACACTCAAAGCCATTGAAGCCAGAAAACCCATTGCACTTGCCAACAAAGAAACACTTGTAGTGGCTGGGGCTATCATTACCGAAATGACAGAACGCTATAAAGTGCCTATTTTGCCTGTGGACTCTGAGCATTCGGCTATTTTTCAGTGTTTGGCTGGAGAATTTCACAATAAAATCGAAAAAATTATCCTGACAGCTTCTGGTGGACCTTTCAGAGGTAAAAAAAGAGAAGATTTAATAAATGTTACCAAAGCCCAAGCTCTTAAACATCCCAATTGGTCTATGGGGGCTAAAATTACTATTGACTCAGCTTCACTGATGAACAAGGGTTTGGAAGTAATAGAAGCTAAGTGGCTTTTTTATTTAGAACCTTCTGAAATTGAAGTGATTGTTCACCCTCAATCCATTATACACTCTATTGTACAGTTTGAAGATGGCTCTATGAAGGCTCAGATGGGTTTACCCGATATGAAACTGCCCATTCAGTATGCACTTGCATATCCAAATCGTATCGCTTCTGATTTTCCAAGATTTGATTTTACAAAATATCCCAGTCTTACTTTTGAGCAACCCGATATAGAAACCTTTCGTAATTTGGGGCTTGCTTTTGAGGCTCTTAAAATGGGTGGAAAT
It includes:
- a CDS encoding 1-deoxy-D-xylulose 5-phosphate reductoisomerase: MQKKRVAILGSTGSIGTQALEVIAANPHIFEVEVLTAQNNADLLIEQSLQFKPNTVVIANDTLYNKVAEALQPHDIKVFAGANALKSVVQMETVDIVLTALVGFAGLEPTLKAIEARKPIALANKETLVVAGAIITEMTERYKVPILPVDSEHSAIFQCLAGEFHNKIEKIILTASGGPFRGKKREDLINVTKAQALKHPNWSMGAKITIDSASLMNKGLEVIEAKWLFYLEPSEIEVIVHPQSIIHSIVQFEDGSMKAQMGLPDMKLPIQYALAYPNRIASDFPRFDFTKYPSLTFEQPDIETFRNLGLAFEALKMGGNAPCILNAANEIAVELFLKDEIGFLQMSDLVEKCVQKIDFIQNPTIENLLQTDTFTRQKAREWSREV